The Malus domestica chromosome 06, GDT2T_hap1 genome has a segment encoding these proteins:
- the LOC114825461 gene encoding putative 12-oxophytodienoate reductase 11 — protein sequence MSAQPAPPTIPLLTPYKLGNFDLSHMIVLALLTRQRSYNNVPQPHAVLYYSQRTSKGGLLIAEAVEVSNTARGYADMPDIWTREQVEAWKPVVDVVHTKGGAFFCQIWHAAGFQIVISPLSTSMTFLAQASATISISFKPTLAPGSMSSGLKSVSFSVTGKRFPSLSSQPRRLQISCAAKP from the coding sequence ATGTCTGCTCAACCAGCACCTCCCACAATTCCTCTTCTTACTCCCTACAAACTGGGAAACTTCGATCTTTctcatatgattgttttagcaCTGCTGACTAGACAAAGATCGTACAACAATGTTCCTCAGCCACATGCCGTCTTATATTACTCGCAGAGAACATCAAAAGGGGGTCTTCTTATAGCTGAAGCTGTCGAAGTTTCGAATACTGCTCGAGGGTACGCGGATATGCCTGATATTTGGACAAGGGAGCAAGTCGAAGCATGGAAACCTGTTGTTGACGTTGTTCACACTAAGGGCGGTGCCTTCTTCTGTCAGATTTGGCATGCGGCAGGGTTTCAAATAGTGATTTCTCCTCTGTCGACGTCAATGACTTTCCTCGCCCAAGCTTCTGCTACCATTTCCATCTCATTCAAGCCCACTTTGGCACCTGGCAGCATGAGCTCTGGTTTGAAATCAGTTTCCTTTTCCGTCACTGGAAAGCGTTTTCCATCTCTGAGTTCCCAACCTAGGCGCCTCCAAATTTCTTGTGCGGCCAAACCGTAG